Proteins encoded in a region of the uncultured Paludibaculum sp. genome:
- a CDS encoding IS91 family transposase has product MPRPLLEVADIFRRHGPAFRARHRLPLQQLRLMGAIESCRTATLGGHVERCSHCPHQRISYNSCRNRHCPKCQNLERNRWLERRQAELLPVPYFHAVFTIPDQLNALALRNKAVVYGILFQASAQTLLTIAGDPRHLGARIGFFSILHTWGQNLLLHPHVHCVVPGGGLSPDGQRWIGCRPGFFLSVRVLSRLFRRLFLEALRRAFDKGQLQEAGDLCPLLAQLSKREWVVYAKPPFGGPAQVLDYLGRYTHRVALSNNRLLGMDGEQVKFRYKNYRAQHKDRHRTMTLEAGEFIRRFLLHTIPPGFPRIRHYGLLASRQKQANLARCRQLLTGAQPPEEPLAPPTQASSGPDLMAPYLRCPACGTGQMQRVEVLLPRLYRFREMNSS; this is encoded by the coding sequence TTGCCCCGGCCACTTCTGGAAGTGGCTGACATCTTCCGCCGACACGGCCCCGCCTTTCGAGCCCGGCATCGTTTGCCCCTGCAGCAACTGCGCCTGATGGGGGCCATCGAGTCGTGCCGGACCGCCACTCTCGGCGGCCACGTGGAGCGCTGCAGCCACTGCCCCCATCAACGCATCAGTTACAACTCCTGCCGCAACCGCCACTGCCCGAAGTGCCAGAATCTGGAACGCAACCGGTGGCTGGAACGCAGGCAGGCCGAACTGTTGCCGGTCCCCTACTTCCACGCCGTCTTCACCATTCCGGACCAACTCAACGCGCTGGCCTTGCGCAACAAGGCCGTCGTCTACGGCATCCTGTTTCAGGCCAGTGCGCAAACTCTGCTGACCATCGCAGGCGATCCGCGCCATCTCGGCGCCCGCATCGGTTTCTTCTCCATCCTCCACACCTGGGGTCAGAACCTGCTACTGCACCCGCATGTGCATTGCGTCGTGCCCGGCGGCGGCTTGAGTCCGGACGGGCAACGCTGGATCGGCTGCCGCCCGGGCTTCTTTCTCAGCGTCCGTGTGCTGTCGCGCCTCTTCCGGCGGCTGTTTCTTGAGGCCCTCCGGCGCGCCTTCGACAAAGGCCAACTGCAGGAAGCCGGCGATCTGTGTCCACTACTGGCCCAACTGTCAAAACGCGAATGGGTCGTTTATGCCAAGCCGCCCTTTGGCGGTCCCGCCCAGGTGCTCGACTACCTCGGCCGCTACACCCACCGCGTGGCCCTCTCCAACAACCGGCTCCTCGGCATGGACGGCGAACAGGTGAAGTTCCGCTACAAGAACTACCGGGCTCAACACAAAGACCGGCACCGCACGATGACGCTGGAGGCAGGGGAATTCATCCGTCGTTTCCTGCTGCATACCATTCCGCCGGGCTTTCCGCGCATCCGTCACTATGGTCTGCTGGCGAGCCGGCAGAAACAGGCCAACCTGGCCCGTTGCCGCCAACTGCTGACCGGGGCACAGCCACCAGAAGAGCCGCTTGCCCCGCCAACCCAGGCGTCGAGCGGACCGGACCTCATGGCTCCGTACCTGCGCTGTCCGGCCTGTGGGACCGGCCAGATGCAGAGGGTGGAAGTCCTGCTGCCTCGCCTGTACCGCTTCCGGGAGATGAATTCCTCATGA
- the cysE gene encoding serine O-acetyltransferase, translated as MVDWVVWNNLVECDPIARSAGPGESASKLYSRLRYRVSGLVHPGFHAIVIHRASHRLYAAGFTTIARFLSQCARWLTGIEIHPGARIGRRFFIDHGMGVVIGETTIIGDDCLLYQGVTLGGTGKESGKRHPTLGNRVIVGSGAKILGNILIADDVRVGAGSVVLKAVPPHSTVVGVPGRVVRNRTDNDQTLEHAQLPDPQGQAIDQLSQRIQQLEVLVHQLAAGEKAALRTNWAEAGAGASRAQASGR; from the coding sequence TTGGTCGATTGGGTTGTCTGGAACAACCTAGTCGAGTGTGATCCCATCGCCCGATCCGCCGGACCCGGAGAATCTGCGAGCAAGCTGTACTCCCGGCTGAGATACCGCGTCAGCGGTTTAGTTCACCCGGGCTTCCACGCCATCGTCATCCATCGCGCCAGCCACCGTCTCTATGCCGCCGGCTTCACGACCATCGCCCGCTTTCTAAGCCAGTGCGCCCGCTGGCTGACGGGCATCGAGATCCATCCCGGAGCCCGCATCGGCCGCCGCTTCTTCATCGATCACGGCATGGGTGTGGTCATCGGGGAAACCACGATCATCGGCGACGATTGCCTGCTCTACCAAGGCGTCACTCTCGGCGGTACCGGCAAGGAATCCGGCAAACGTCATCCCACATTGGGCAATCGGGTCATCGTCGGCAGTGGCGCGAAGATCCTCGGCAACATCTTGATAGCAGACGACGTCCGCGTCGGCGCCGGCTCGGTGGTGCTGAAAGCGGTGCCACCTCACTCGACGGTGGTCGGCGTCCCCGGCCGCGTCGTTCGCAACCGCACGGACAACGACCAAACCCTGGAGCACGCCCAACTGCCCGACCCGCAAGGCCAGGCGATAGACCAACTCTCCCAGCGCATCCAGCAACTGGAAGTCCTCGTCCACCAGCTCGCCGCCGGCGAAAAGGCCGCGCTTCGGACCAATTGGGCTGAAGCGGGTGCTGGCGCGAGCAGGGCTCAAGCCAGCGGGAGATAG
- a CDS encoding GyrI-like domain-containing protein → MATATELEFAEVQVAAALAVQLSNRCVPDPASISAAIRAGFESLMNFVTRHGLSMNGHPRAIYTDYGAAGVSFTLALPVAAGPSEPVDEPSICVETLGAAKAYRFTHHGPYEKLALTYNQIAGFMKEQGWMQSEADWARYMPMWEEYQNDPDSTPASELVTHIYLPLA, encoded by the coding sequence ATGGCGACTGCAACTGAACTTGAATTTGCGGAGGTCCAAGTGGCCGCCGCCCTCGCTGTTCAATTGTCCAACAGGTGCGTTCCCGATCCGGCCTCGATCAGCGCCGCGATTCGGGCCGGATTTGAATCGCTGATGAACTTTGTGACGCGGCATGGGCTTTCCATGAACGGCCATCCGCGGGCGATCTACACGGATTACGGCGCGGCCGGAGTCTCGTTCACGCTGGCGCTGCCGGTTGCCGCCGGTCCGTCAGAGCCCGTGGACGAGCCGTCGATTTGTGTGGAGACGCTCGGCGCGGCGAAGGCCTACCGTTTCACGCACCACGGCCCGTACGAGAAACTGGCGCTGACTTACAACCAGATCGCCGGGTTCATGAAGGAGCAGGGCTGGATGCAGTCCGAGGCGGACTGGGCACGGTACATGCCGATGTGGGAGGAGTACCAGAACGACCCAGACTCCACCCCTGCGTCGGAGCTGGTGACCCACATCTATCTCCCGCTGGCTTGA
- a CDS encoding mandelate racemase/muconate lactonizing enzyme family protein, with product MTKKWWKNRRGVSRRGFLGGAAGTAALGTFWANDTIEAYQNSVKTAGKPSDLKITDLRFAHVIGAPMRAPIIRIDTNQGISGYGEVRDGASVTYALMLKSRLMGKNPCNVDKIFREIKQFGFHARQAGGVCGVEMALWDLAGKAYNVPAYQMLGGKFRDKIRLYCDTTESHDPKVYGDRLKKRRDEGFTFLKMDLGVDLVENIPGCVTAPLGTNQRSATLVPHMFTGMEITEKGIGLMCDYVAQIREMVGWDIPLAADHFGHLGVNSCIRLGKGLTKYNLAWLEDMVPWTQTELLKQITNAVDIPILTGEDIYLKEPFIELCRNHAVDMIQPDLATSGGLLETKKIGDAAMELGHAMAMHFAGTPISFMANVHCAAATENFIALENHSVDVAWWKNLVTGNDQPVYEKGWAVVPDKPGLGVEPNPDEVKKHLAPGTGYFEPTENWNNERSWDRLYS from the coding sequence ATGACGAAGAAATGGTGGAAAAACCGGCGCGGCGTGAGCCGCCGCGGATTCCTGGGGGGCGCCGCCGGAACGGCCGCCCTGGGCACATTTTGGGCAAATGACACGATTGAGGCCTATCAGAACAGTGTGAAGACGGCGGGCAAGCCGTCGGACCTGAAGATCACTGACCTGCGCTTTGCCCATGTCATCGGGGCGCCTATGCGCGCGCCCATCATCCGGATCGATACGAACCAGGGCATCTCCGGGTACGGTGAGGTGCGCGACGGCGCGAGTGTCACGTACGCTCTGATGCTGAAGTCGCGGCTGATGGGCAAGAATCCGTGCAACGTGGACAAGATCTTCCGCGAGATCAAGCAGTTTGGCTTTCACGCCCGGCAGGCCGGCGGCGTGTGCGGTGTCGAGATGGCGCTATGGGACCTCGCGGGCAAGGCCTACAACGTGCCTGCCTATCAGATGCTGGGCGGAAAGTTCCGCGACAAGATCCGGCTGTATTGCGACACTACGGAATCGCACGATCCGAAGGTATATGGCGACAGGTTGAAGAAACGCCGCGACGAGGGATTCACCTTCCTCAAGATGGACCTGGGTGTGGATCTGGTGGAAAACATCCCGGGCTGTGTAACGGCGCCCCTGGGCACCAATCAACGCAGCGCCACGCTGGTGCCCCATATGTTCACCGGCATGGAGATCACTGAGAAGGGCATCGGCCTGATGTGCGACTACGTGGCGCAGATCCGCGAAATGGTGGGTTGGGACATTCCTCTCGCTGCCGATCATTTCGGACATCTTGGTGTCAATTCATGCATTCGTCTGGGCAAAGGGCTGACCAAGTACAACCTGGCTTGGCTGGAGGACATGGTTCCGTGGACTCAGACGGAGCTCCTGAAGCAGATCACGAACGCTGTGGACATTCCCATCCTCACGGGTGAGGACATCTACCTGAAAGAGCCGTTCATCGAACTGTGCCGGAATCACGCCGTGGATATGATCCAGCCCGATCTGGCGACCTCCGGCGGTCTTTTGGAGACGAAGAAGATCGGCGACGCGGCGATGGAGTTGGGGCATGCCATGGCGATGCACTTCGCCGGTACGCCCATTTCGTTCATGGCGAACGTCCACTGCGCGGCGGCCACGGAGAACTTCATCGCACTGGAGAACCACTCGGTGGATGTGGCGTGGTGGAAGAATCTGGTGACGGGCAACGACCAGCCGGTCTATGAGAAGGGCTGGGCGGTGGTTCCCGATAAGCCGGGTCTGGGTGTCGAGCCGAATCCGGACGAGGTCAAGAAGCACCTGGCACCGGGTACGGGCTATTTCGAACCGACCGAGAACTGGAACAACGAGCGGAGCTGGGACCGGCTGTACAGCTAG
- a CDS encoding TIGR00730 family Rossman fold protein, producing MIRSVCVYCGSSARAAQSYFDAACLTGQILAERGHTLVYGGAHVGLMGALADSALALRGRVVGVIPQSLVDKEVAHNGLTEQHVVESMHVRKALMNELSDAFLALPGGFGTLDELFETLTWAQLKFHTKPVGLLNIDGYYDGLLAFARRAVNDGFIHPDHVDMILVGTDPGELLDRMAGFVAPETGKWWRRS from the coding sequence ATGATTCGATCCGTCTGCGTCTACTGCGGCTCCAGCGCCCGGGCCGCCCAAAGTTACTTTGATGCCGCCTGCCTCACGGGCCAGATCCTGGCCGAACGAGGCCATACCCTTGTCTATGGAGGAGCTCACGTCGGGCTCATGGGTGCGTTGGCCGACTCCGCTCTTGCCCTGCGCGGCCGTGTGGTCGGCGTCATCCCGCAGTCGCTCGTCGATAAAGAGGTCGCCCACAACGGGCTGACCGAACAGCACGTTGTCGAATCGATGCATGTCCGCAAGGCGCTCATGAACGAGCTCTCCGACGCCTTTCTGGCCCTCCCGGGTGGCTTCGGCACCCTCGACGAGTTGTTCGAGACGCTCACCTGGGCGCAGCTCAAGTTCCACACCAAACCAGTGGGCCTGCTGAACATAGACGGCTATTACGACGGTCTGCTCGCGTTCGCCCGCCGCGCCGTGAACGATGGTTTCATCCACCCGGACCACGTCGACATGATTCTGGTGGGGACCGATCCGGGCGAACTCCTCGACCGCATGGCCGGATTTGTTGCACCTGAAACAGGCAAATGGTGGCGTCGTTCTTAG
- a CDS encoding M23 family metallopeptidase, with protein sequence MKYALLILLVLLLLGTPATLFFLSSSPVVEVTPTPKGLGVDNQIQVKVTSPHGMRFVTAVLTQGQARSVASKEEPADRWMFWKKHLAPTTQTLHVTAKKEQGFQGGPAKLVVEAASNDLRASSDTKSYDVFVSMEPPRLSVDDLEHIINQGGAELVTFTVSGYYTEAGVIVGNYRFRSFPMPGGKNENDRFCLFAFPWDTPADTRPLVFARNPGGQEVTAPFRVNLHPKKFRQRELDLSDEFLDKAVSEIDPGGTGDKLDRFLRINGEIRKQNNKTLADLRDQTEKRMLWTPPFQQLSNSKVEAFFADVRTYKYNGKKVDQQVHLGFDLSKVKQAPVVASNSGKVIWADRLGIYGNCVVVDHGYGLQSIYGHMSKIDVTKGQMVERGGELGRSGATGLAGGDHLHFSMQIDGVQVNPIEWWDAHWIKDRVLSKLSPPAASSAKPAEGAKEVPEVAPKQAGHTAKKHHKRR encoded by the coding sequence GTGAAATACGCCCTGCTGATCCTACTCGTGTTGCTGCTGCTAGGGACTCCAGCGACTCTCTTCTTCCTGTCGAGCTCGCCCGTGGTGGAAGTGACCCCCACGCCGAAGGGCTTGGGCGTGGACAACCAGATCCAGGTGAAGGTGACGAGCCCGCATGGCATGCGGTTTGTGACCGCTGTCCTGACACAGGGGCAGGCCCGCAGCGTGGCCTCGAAAGAGGAGCCCGCGGACCGCTGGATGTTCTGGAAGAAGCACCTTGCGCCCACCACCCAGACTCTCCACGTGACCGCAAAGAAGGAGCAGGGCTTCCAGGGTGGCCCAGCGAAACTGGTGGTGGAAGCCGCGTCGAACGACCTGCGGGCCTCTAGCGACACCAAGAGCTATGACGTCTTTGTGAGCATGGAGCCGCCGCGGTTGAGCGTCGACGACCTGGAGCACATCATCAACCAGGGTGGCGCGGAGTTGGTGACATTCACGGTGAGCGGGTACTACACCGAGGCCGGGGTGATTGTCGGAAACTACCGCTTCCGCAGCTTTCCCATGCCGGGCGGGAAGAACGAGAACGACCGGTTCTGCCTCTTTGCGTTTCCGTGGGACACGCCGGCCGATACGCGGCCGCTGGTATTTGCCAGGAATCCGGGCGGACAGGAGGTGACGGCTCCGTTCCGGGTGAACTTGCATCCCAAGAAGTTCCGGCAGCGAGAACTCGACTTGAGTGATGAGTTTCTGGACAAGGCCGTAAGTGAGATTGACCCTGGCGGGACCGGCGACAAGCTGGACCGGTTCCTGCGCATCAACGGCGAGATTCGCAAGCAGAATAACAAGACTCTGGCCGATCTGCGGGACCAGACGGAGAAGCGGATGCTATGGACGCCGCCGTTCCAGCAGTTGTCGAACTCGAAAGTGGAGGCGTTCTTCGCTGATGTGCGGACGTACAAGTACAACGGGAAGAAGGTGGACCAGCAGGTGCACCTGGGCTTCGACCTGTCAAAGGTGAAGCAGGCGCCGGTGGTGGCATCGAACTCCGGCAAGGTGATCTGGGCCGACCGGCTGGGCATCTACGGAAACTGCGTGGTGGTGGACCATGGATACGGGCTGCAGTCCATCTACGGGCATATGAGCAAGATCGATGTGACGAAGGGGCAGATGGTGGAGCGCGGCGGCGAACTGGGGCGCAGCGGCGCAACTGGTCTGGCTGGAGGCGACCACCTGCATTTCTCGATGCAGATCGACGGAGTGCAGGTGAACCCGATTGAGTGGTGGGACGCGCACTGGATCAAGGATCGGGTGCTGAGCAAGTTGAGCCCGCCCGCGGCGAGTTCAGCCAAGCCTGCGGAGGGCGCCAAGGAAGTGCCGGAAGTGGCGCCCAAACAGGCGGGACATACGGCCAAAAAGCACCACAAGCGGCGGTGA
- a CDS encoding thioredoxin family protein, which translates to MFLLPLAIGLFAAERPYDPKANPAEDLKRAVAEAGKTKKNILLDVGGAWCGWCRRLDQVFDTNGELSELRDKNFVFLKVNFSPENENQAFLSQFPKIQSYPHLIVLDATGRHLTSQDTGVLEEGKGYSLQRITAFLEEWAPKGKN; encoded by the coding sequence TTGTTTCTCCTTCCGCTTGCGATCGGATTGTTTGCGGCCGAACGCCCGTACGATCCCAAAGCGAATCCGGCGGAAGATCTCAAACGGGCCGTCGCAGAGGCCGGCAAAACGAAAAAGAACATTTTGCTGGACGTCGGCGGTGCGTGGTGCGGCTGGTGCCGCCGGTTGGATCAGGTCTTCGACACCAACGGGGAACTCTCGGAGTTGCGCGATAAGAACTTCGTGTTTCTGAAGGTGAACTTCAGCCCGGAGAACGAGAATCAGGCGTTCCTGAGCCAGTTCCCGAAGATCCAGAGCTATCCTCACCTGATTGTGCTGGACGCGACGGGAAGGCACCTGACGTCGCAGGATACGGGCGTTCTAGAAGAGGGAAAGGGCTATAGTTTACAACGCATTACGGCGTTCCTGGAAGAGTGGGCGCCCAAGGGGAAGAACTAG
- a CDS encoding RraA family protein has protein sequence MKRLAPLAAALAATLACPLFAQLGMFSKEQRTDLTREWKGERFPDGRPKVPDEIVQRLKNTSAEEAWGTMRGAGYRLQFEGGWKTLNVQPGKRLVGRVVTAQFMPMRPDVNNFINDHGKQEGRVGRGQNSWVIDTLVKDDVMVVDLYGKIKDGTIIGDNLATSIMTKTGTGLVVNGAVRDPTGILEIPGFQVYTRDFHPSAIAEAMLTGINVPIRIGEVTVLPGDIVLSDPDGITFIPAQLAEKVADESELTQLRDTWGHQMLREQKYTPGEVDAGWSQKMIDEFNKYAESKGSKMRMKPRGN, from the coding sequence ATGAAACGACTCGCACCGCTTGCCGCCGCTCTAGCGGCAACACTGGCATGCCCGTTGTTCGCGCAGTTGGGCATGTTCAGCAAGGAACAACGCACAGATCTGACACGGGAGTGGAAGGGGGAGCGGTTCCCCGACGGCCGGCCAAAGGTACCCGATGAGATCGTTCAGCGGCTGAAGAACACCAGTGCCGAGGAGGCATGGGGGACGATGCGCGGGGCTGGCTACCGTTTGCAGTTCGAGGGTGGCTGGAAGACCCTGAACGTACAACCGGGCAAGCGGCTGGTGGGCCGCGTAGTGACGGCTCAGTTCATGCCGATGCGGCCCGACGTGAACAACTTCATCAACGATCACGGCAAGCAGGAAGGGCGCGTGGGCCGCGGGCAGAACTCCTGGGTGATCGACACGCTGGTGAAGGACGACGTGATGGTGGTCGACCTCTACGGCAAGATCAAGGACGGCACGATTATCGGCGACAATCTTGCGACTTCAATCATGACGAAGACCGGGACGGGCCTGGTGGTGAACGGCGCCGTGCGCGACCCGACCGGCATCCTGGAGATCCCGGGCTTCCAGGTGTACACGCGCGATTTCCATCCCAGTGCGATTGCCGAGGCGATGCTGACCGGCATCAACGTACCCATCCGGATTGGCGAAGTGACGGTGCTGCCGGGCGACATTGTGTTGAGCGATCCCGATGGCATCACGTTCATCCCGGCCCAACTGGCCGAGAAGGTGGCCGATGAAAGTGAGTTGACTCAGTTGCGGGACACTTGGGGCCACCAGATGCTCCGCGAGCAGAAGTATACGCCTGGCGAGGTAGACGCTGGGTGGTCGCAGAAGATGATCGACGAATTCAACAAATACGCCGAGTCGAAGGGTTCGAAGATGCGGATGAAGCCGCGAGGAAACTGA
- the add gene encoding adenosine deaminase, which yields MDLRSLNKAELHVHLEGSVTPETLQEIEPALSLDEIRSHYEYENFLGFLQSYKWVNLHLKAPEHFGLITRRLLEDLARQGARYAEINVSAGVVLWRGMELAPVFDAIAGAAADGPIPVRFIFDAVRQFGLEHVWSVARAAVGLKDRGVVGFGVGGDEAGGPIELFREVFDYARANGLRLAPHAGETVGPESVWAALECGAERIGHGIRSIEDPVLVKHLRDRRIPLEVSISSNVCTGAVRSLKEHPVRKLYDAGVPIVLNTDDPPMFHTTLLREYEIARDEFGFAEGDLRAVAENGFRFAFGPVAEFSFPE from the coding sequence ATGGATCTTCGTTCACTGAATAAGGCGGAGTTGCACGTTCACCTGGAAGGATCGGTGACGCCGGAGACTTTACAGGAGATCGAACCCGCGCTGTCGCTGGACGAAATCCGGTCTCACTACGAGTACGAGAACTTCCTGGGGTTCCTGCAGAGCTACAAGTGGGTGAACCTGCACCTGAAAGCTCCGGAGCATTTCGGACTGATCACGCGGCGCCTGCTGGAAGATCTCGCGCGTCAGGGTGCGCGGTATGCCGAGATCAATGTGAGCGCGGGGGTGGTGTTGTGGCGGGGTATGGAGCTGGCGCCTGTGTTTGATGCGATTGCCGGTGCGGCGGCGGACGGGCCGATCCCGGTACGCTTCATCTTCGACGCGGTGCGGCAGTTTGGCCTGGAGCACGTCTGGTCAGTCGCGCGAGCTGCCGTCGGGCTCAAGGACAGGGGTGTGGTCGGGTTTGGAGTGGGGGGCGACGAGGCCGGCGGTCCAATTGAGTTGTTCCGCGAAGTATTCGACTATGCGCGGGCGAATGGGCTGCGGCTGGCTCCGCATGCGGGGGAGACGGTGGGTCCGGAGAGTGTCTGGGCAGCGCTGGAGTGCGGGGCGGAACGGATCGGCCACGGGATCCGGTCGATAGAGGACCCGGTGCTGGTGAAGCATTTGCGTGACCGGCGGATTCCCCTGGAGGTTTCGATTTCCAGCAACGTTTGCACGGGGGCGGTGCGTTCGCTGAAAGAGCATCCGGTACGGAAGCTGTACGACGCGGGCGTACCGATCGTGTTGAACACCGACGATCCGCCGATGTTCCACACGACGCTGCTGCGGGAGTATGAGATCGCGCGGGACGAGTTTGGATTTGCGGAGGGAGATTTGCGGGCGGTGGCGGAGAACGGGTTCCGGTTTGCGTTCGGGCCGGTGGCGGAGTTCTCATTTCCGGAATAA
- a CDS encoding site-specific integrase, whose translation MTPLRQRMLEDMRLRNLSAETQRSYIHYVANYANHFGRSPERLGLDDIRNYQLFLVQQRQLSPESINCFLSAVQFLYTVTLDMPWSSAQFPRMKVPQKLPEVLSLDEVAALFSHIHILKHRAVLMLCYGSGLRISEAVALQAAHIDSHRMLVRVEHGKGAKDRYTVLSARLLTLLRAYWKLQRPVDYLFPGTKAGTHLQPATVREVCHQAAQMAGITKRVTPHLLRHSFATHLLENGTDTRAIQVLLGHQRIDTTARYTAVSPQTVSRLSSPLDQLPEAAPPKRKRGRPRKHPAPEPQG comes from the coding sequence TTGACCCCATTGCGCCAACGCATGCTCGAAGACATGCGCCTGCGGAACCTCTCCGCCGAGACCCAGCGTAGTTATATCCACTACGTCGCCAATTATGCAAATCATTTCGGCCGCAGCCCCGAAAGACTGGGGCTCGACGACATCCGCAACTACCAGCTTTTCCTCGTCCAGCAGCGCCAACTGTCGCCCGAGTCCATCAACTGTTTCCTGTCCGCCGTCCAGTTTCTCTACACCGTCACCCTCGACATGCCCTGGAGCAGTGCCCAGTTCCCCCGCATGAAGGTGCCCCAGAAATTGCCCGAGGTGCTCAGTCTCGACGAAGTCGCCGCCCTGTTCAGCCACATCCACATCCTCAAACACCGCGCCGTGCTCATGCTCTGCTACGGCTCCGGGCTCCGCATCTCGGAGGCCGTCGCACTCCAGGCCGCCCACATCGACTCCCACCGCATGCTCGTCCGTGTCGAGCACGGCAAAGGCGCCAAGGACCGCTACACCGTGCTCAGCGCCCGCCTGCTCACTCTGCTGCGTGCCTACTGGAAATTGCAGCGGCCCGTCGACTACCTCTTCCCCGGCACCAAGGCAGGCACACACCTGCAGCCGGCCACCGTGCGCGAGGTCTGCCACCAGGCAGCACAGATGGCAGGCATCACCAAGCGGGTTACGCCGCACCTGTTGCGCCACAGCTTCGCCACCCATCTACTGGAAAACGGCACCGACACACGCGCCATCCAGGTCCTGCTGGGCCACCAGCGCATTGATACCACGGCTCGCTACACCGCTGTCTCGCCGCAAACCGTGTCCCGCCTGAGCAGCCCTCTCGATCAGTTACCCGAAGCAGCGCCGCCCAAACGCAAACGCGGCCGCCCACGCAAGCACCCTGCGCCGGAGCCTCAAGGCTGA
- a CDS encoding lactate permease LctP family transporter: protein MQTWVQNYNPLNNEVLSTVVSALPVLVLFYLLAVRKAAGHWAAISGLVTAVLVALLVFRMPPLMVIGATAHGAVFAGFWIAWVVVGAVFVYDLTVESGHFETIKGSIGGLTDDRRLQLLLIAFAFGAVLEGAGGGGAPVAVTASMMIGLGFRPFETAVVCLMANTAPVAWGGMGNPVRTLASVTGLPESDLSATMGRILPPIALILPFWMVKTQVSWRDTWKVWPGCLAAGVGFAGLQFFWSNFIDAALVDIVSGMGALLICAVFFKFWQPKEVFRFPEERSQAKTVWKKYTPAQVVHAWSPFLLIAGFVILWGLPSVKKAISETSVKMPVPGLHLLVTRTAPVVTTDVQEPAVFDFAWLASVGTATFLAGVVAGPVLGLSIPVTFRVFRKTCYRMRTGFLAIMAMICLAYVVRYCGMDAVMGLAMTKTGVFYPIFGTLIGWMGVALSGTDAGSNALFGNLQVVTANKLGLSPVLMAAANSTGGVMGKMVGAQSLIIACVAAGIEGREGDLFRAVFKHGLVLATLIGLIVTLYAYVLPGVVAHNHHFW from the coding sequence ATGCAGACTTGGGTTCAAAATTATAACCCTCTGAACAACGAAGTGCTGTCCACTGTTGTCTCAGCGCTTCCGGTGCTCGTCCTCTTCTATCTCCTGGCCGTCAGGAAAGCGGCGGGTCACTGGGCCGCGATTTCCGGGCTGGTCACCGCGGTTTTGGTGGCCCTTCTCGTTTTCCGGATGCCGCCTTTGATGGTAATAGGAGCCACGGCACACGGGGCGGTTTTCGCCGGGTTCTGGATCGCCTGGGTGGTGGTGGGTGCGGTCTTCGTCTATGACCTAACGGTGGAAAGCGGCCACTTCGAGACGATCAAGGGCTCCATCGGCGGACTCACCGACGACCGACGTCTGCAGTTACTCCTCATCGCCTTTGCCTTCGGCGCGGTCCTGGAAGGAGCTGGCGGCGGCGGCGCTCCGGTTGCTGTTACGGCGTCGATGATGATTGGACTGGGGTTCCGCCCGTTTGAGACGGCGGTCGTCTGCCTGATGGCGAATACGGCCCCGGTGGCTTGGGGCGGCATGGGGAATCCGGTCAGGACCTTGGCTTCCGTAACGGGCTTGCCCGAGTCCGACCTCAGCGCGACGATGGGGCGGATTCTGCCTCCAATTGCGCTGATCCTGCCCTTCTGGATGGTGAAGACCCAGGTAAGTTGGAGGGACACGTGGAAGGTGTGGCCGGGTTGCCTGGCGGCCGGCGTGGGGTTCGCCGGGCTGCAGTTCTTCTGGTCCAACTTCATTGACGCGGCGCTGGTGGATATTGTCAGCGGCATGGGCGCGCTGCTGATCTGTGCCGTGTTCTTCAAGTTCTGGCAGCCGAAAGAGGTCTTCCGCTTCCCCGAGGAGCGGAGCCAAGCCAAGACCGTGTGGAAGAAGTACACTCCGGCCCAGGTGGTGCATGCGTGGTCGCCCTTCCTGTTGATCGCCGGGTTTGTCATTCTATGGGGCCTGCCTTCGGTGAAGAAGGCGATCAGCGAAACCAGCGTGAAGATGCCGGTTCCTGGGCTTCATTTGCTGGTGACCCGGACGGCCCCTGTGGTGACGACGGATGTTCAGGAACCGGCGGTTTTCGATTTCGCCTGGCTGGCTTCCGTGGGGACGGCGACCTTTCTGGCCGGTGTGGTGGCGGGGCCGGTGTTGGGGCTGTCGATCCCGGTGACATTCCGGGTGTTTCGCAAGACGTGCTATCGCATGCGGACTGGGTTCCTGGCCATTATGGCGATGATCTGCCTGGCCTATGTCGTGAGGTACTGCGGCATGGACGCTGTCATGGGCCTGGCCATGACAAAGACGGGTGTGTTCTACCCGATTTTCGGAACGCTCATTGGGTGGATGGGTGTTGCGTTGAGCGGGACGGACGCGGGTTCCAACGCGTTGTTCGGGAATCTGCAGGTGGTGACGGCGAACAAGCTGGGATTGAGCCCGGTGTTGATGGCCGCGGCCAACTCGACGGGCGGCGTGATGGGCAAGATGGTCGGCGCGCAGTCATTGATTATCGCCTGCGTCGCGGCGGGGATTGAAGGCAGGGAAGGCGATCTGTTCAGGGCTGTGTTTAAGCATGGGCTTGTACTGGCGACGCTGATCGGGTTAATTGTGACGCTATATGCCTATGTGCTGCCCGGAGTGGTTGCCCACAATCATCATTTCTGGTAA